The following proteins are co-located in the Larus michahellis chromosome 9, bLarMic1.1, whole genome shotgun sequence genome:
- the LOC141748716 gene encoding BTB/POZ domain-containing protein KCTD12-like → MALADNAGCAKPSEDFPFPEIIELNVGGQVYITRHPTLVSVPGSLLWEMFTQKNIRSLARDSKGRFFVDRDGFLFRYILDYMRDQQLVLPDHFPERSRLQREAEYFMLPELVKMLAPKLSKQNSLGDDPCQSDPEELSPNADATRNLTSASATLPSAVAGGPGGAVTTSVGAASTDVRRAGFITIGYRGSYTLGRDSQTDAKFRRVARIMVCGKTSLAKEVFGDTLNESRDPDRPPERYTSRYYLKFTFLEQAFDKLADAGFHMVACNSTGTCAFAHDQTDDRIWTSYTEYVFYRE, encoded by the coding sequence ATGGCCCTGGCAGACAATGCAGGCTGTGCCAAACCCAGCGAGGACTTCCCTTTCCCTGAGATCATTGAGCTCAACGTGGGTGGGCAAGTCTACATCACCCGCCACCCCACCCTGGTCAGCGTGCCTGGCTCGCTCCTCTGGGAGATGTTCACCCAGAAGAACATCCGATCCCTGGCCCGTGACAGCAAGGGACGGTTCTTTGTGGATCGGGATGGTTTCCTCTTCCGTTACATCTTGGATTACATGAGGGACCAGCAGCTGGTGCTGCCCGACCACTTCCCGGAGAGGAGCCGGCTGCAGCGAGAGGCCGAGTACTTCATGCTGCCAGAGCTGGTGAAGATGCTGGCCCCCAAGCTCAGCAAGCAGAACTCGCTGGGAGACGACCCATGCCAAAGCGACCCGGAGGAGCTCTCCCCCAATGCGGATGCCACCCGCAACCTGACCTCTGCCAGTGCCACGCTCCCCAGCGCCGTGGCTGGTGGCCCCGGGGGAGCCGTCACCACCAGCGTGGGTGCTGCCAGCACTGACGTTCGCAGGGCAGGTTTCATCACCATCGGCTACCGAGGGTCCtacaccctgggcagggacagccagaCAGATGCCAAGTTCCGCAGGGTGGCACGGATCATGGTCTGCGGCAAGACGTCGCTGGCCAAGGAGGTCTTTGGTGATACCTTGAACGAGAGCAGGGACCCGGACAGGCCCCCGGAGAGGTACACCTCCAGGTACTACCTCAAATTCACCTTCCTGGAGCAAGCCTTTGATAAACTGGCCGATGCCGGCTTCCACATGGTGGCTTGCAACTCCACAGGCACCTGTGCCTTCGCCCACGACCAGACAGATGACAGGATCTGGACCTCTTACACCGAATATGTTTTCTATCGTGAgtga